From Clarias gariepinus isolate MV-2021 ecotype Netherlands chromosome 2, CGAR_prim_01v2, whole genome shotgun sequence, one genomic window encodes:
- the LOC128513756 gene encoding trace amine-associated receptor 13c-like has protein sequence MNLIKFNQSDHCVHFSCPERSVSPAVHILLYVCSAAVVLLTVCGNLLVIISVFHFKQLHTPTNTLVLSLAVSDFFVGAFVMSPMFIWMIESCWKFGKSFCTVFWLISGFLTILSIYNITLIAVDRYLALSNPFFYMSRVSVKITRIIIVFEWCVVVAYILALLYSNGNLMNFAMCPGECFLLLNDVWSVINLAFSFIFPLSVIIILYTLVFVIAKKHATAIRELNNHTRPNKQKITSKSMKSERKAAKVLGILVSVFLICLLPYFIYSLLGDLIKIQTDTFQKLMIVGCLNSTINPVIYALFYPWFRRCIKLIITLQIFQTDSAVINVLS, from the coding sequence ATGAATCTGATAAAGTTTAATCAGTCAGATCACTGTGTGCATTTCTCCTGTCCAGAGAGATCTGTATCTCCTGCAGTTCatatcttactgtatgtgtgttcagcagctgtggttctgctaacagtgtgtggaaatctgctcgtcatcatctctgtttttcacttcaagcagcttcacacaccgACCAACACGCTTGTGCTCTCTCTGGCTGTGTCGGATTTCTTTGTTGGTGCTTTTGTAATGTCACCAATGTTTATCTGGATGATTGAATCCTGCTGGAAATTTGGGAAAAGTTTCTGTACtgttttttggttgattagTGGTTTCCTCACAATCTTATCCATCTATAATATCACTTTGATTGCTGTGGATCGGTATTTGGCTCTCTCAAATCCATTTTTCTACATGAGCAGAGTGTCTGTGAAAATCACTCGCATTATAATTGTTTTTGAGTGGTGTGTGGTAGTGGCCTATATCTTAGCACTCTTGTATTCCAATGGAAATTTAATGAATTTTGCAATGTGTCCTGGAGAGTGTTTTCTCTTATTGAATGATGTGTGGTCTGTAATTAATCttgcattttcatttatttttccactttctgttataatcatactgtatactctGGTTTTTGTAattgctaagaaacatgccactgctatcagagagcttaataatcacacacgACCTAATAAACAGAAAATCACCTCAAAGTCaatgaaatctgagagaaaagcagctaaagtcctTGGCATTTTGGTGTCTGTGTTTCTAATTTGCTTgcttccatattttatttacagtttattggGTGATCTTAttaaaatacagacagacacatttCAGAAACTTATGATAGTAGGTTGTCTTAATTCTACCATTAATCCGGTTATTTATGCTCTCTTTTACCCGTGGTTTAGAAGGTGCATCAAATTAATTATAACTCTGCAAATATTTCAGACAGACTCGGCAGTAATTAATGTTCTTTCAtga
- the LOC128513568 gene encoding trace amine-associated receptor 13c-like produces MNLEEFNQSDRCKHFTCPERSVSPAVYILLYVCSAAVVLLTVCGNLLVIISVFHFKQLHTPTNMLVLSLAVSDFFVGMSVMPLMLIWTIESCWIFGRVFCTIYWLINSLLTISVYTIAQIAVDRYLALSNPFLYMNIVSVKITCAAVVLNWSITVAYISALLYVNRNFTNSVMCPGECVLPMNMVWTIIDLVYSFIFPLSVIIILYTLVFVIAKKHATAIRELNNHTRPKTQKITSHSMKSERKAAKVLCILVSVFLICLLPYFIYSLLNDLIEIQTDTFQKLMVVGCLNSTINPVIYALFYPWFRRCIKLIITLQIFQTDSALINVLS; encoded by the coding sequence ATGAACCTGGAAGAGTTTAATCAGTCTGATCGCTGTAAGCATTTCACCTGTCCAGAGAGATCTGTATCTCCTGCAGTttatatcttactgtatgtgtgttcagctgctgtggttctgctaacagtgtgtggaaatctgctcgtcatcatctctgtttttcacttcaagcagcttcacacaccgACTAACATGCTTGTGCTCTCTCTGGCTGTGTCAGATTTCTTTGTTGGTATGTCTGTAATGCCACTAATGCTAATTTGGACTATTGAGTCATGCTGGATTTTTGGGAGAGTTTTTTGCACCATTTACTGGCTCATTAATAGTCTTCTTACCATATCTGTCTACACTATTGCTCAGATTGCTGTGGATCGGTATTTGGCACTCTCAAATCCCTTTCTCTACATGAACATTGTCTCTGTGAAAATTACTTGCGCTGCTGTTGTTTTAAACTGGTCTATAACAGTAGCATATATCTCAGCACTCCTATATGTCAATAGAAACTTTACAAATTCAGTAATGTGTCCTGGAGAGTGTGTTCTCCCTATGAATATGGTTTGGACCATAATTGATCttgtatattcatttatatttccactttctgtcataatcatattgtatactctggtttttgtgattgctaagaaacatgctactgctatcagagagcttaataatcacacacggcctaaaacacagaaaatcacctcacactcaatgaaatctgagagaaaagcagctaaagtcctcTGCATTTTAGTTTCTGTGTTTCTAATTTGCTTACTTCCATATTTTATCTACAGTTTATTAAATGATCTTATtgaaatacagacagacacatttCAGAAACTTATGGTAGTAGGTTGTCTTAATTCCACCATTAATCCAGTTATTTATGCTCTTTTTTACCCGTGGTTTAGGAGGTGCATCAAATTAATCATAACTCTGCAAATATTTCAGACAGACTCTGCATTAatcaatgttctttcataa
- the LOC128516500 gene encoding trace amine-associated receptor 13c-like, whose translation MNLTELNHSDRCEHFSCPERSVSPAVYILLYVCSAAVVLLTVCGNMLIIISVFLFKQLHTPSNMLVLSLAVSDFLVGIFVLPLMLIWTIESCWIFARDLCTIYWLANSLLTISIYTIAQIAVDRYLALSNPFLYMNIVSVRITCVAVVLNWSAVVAYISAVLYLNRNFTSSVLCPGECVLRMTMVWTIIDLVFSFIFPLSVIIILYTRVFVIAKKHATAIRELNNHTRPKTQKINSHSMKSERKAAKVLGILVSVFLACLLPYCIYSLFGNLIEFQSVSFQFFLIMVYLNSTINPFIYALFYPWFRRCIKLILTLRIFQIDSTLINVLS comes from the coding sequence ATGAACCTGACAGAGCTTAATCACTCTGATCGCTGTGAGCATTTCTCCTGTCCAGAGAGATCCGTATCTCCTGCAGTttatatcttactgtatgtgtgttcagctgctgtGGTTCTGCTAACAGTGTGTGGAAATATGCTAAtcatcatctctgtttttcttttcaagcagcttcacacaccaaGCAACATGCTTGTGCTCTCCTTGGCTGTGTCGGACTTCCTTGTTGGTATTTTTGTATTGCCACTAATGTTAATCTGGACTATTGAGTCATGCTGGATTTTTGCAAGAGATTTGTGCACAATCTACTGGTTAGCTAATAGTCTTCTTACAATATCAATCTATACTATTGCTCAAATCGCTGTGGATCGCTATTTGGCTCTCTCAAACCCTTTTCTCTACATGAACATTGTCTCTGTGAGAATCACttgtgttgctgttgttttaaaCTGGTCTGCAGTGGTGGCATATATCTCAGCAGTCCTATATCTCAATAGAAACTTCACAAGTTCTGTATTGTGTCCCGGGGAGTGTGTTCTCCGTATGACTATGGTTTGGACCATAATTGATCTTGTATTTTCCTTTATATTTCCGCTTTCTGTCATAATCATATTGTATACTCGAGTTTTTGTGattgctaagaaacatgccactgctatcagagagcttaataatcacacacggcctaaaacacagaaaatcaactcacactcaatgaaatctgagagaaaagcagctaaagtcctcggcattttagtgtctgtgtttttggccTGTTTACTCCCATAttgtatttacagtttattcGGAAATCTTATAGAATTTCAGTCAgtatcttttcagttttttttaattatggttTATCTTAACTCCACaattaatccatttatttatgctttgtTTTACCCGTGGTTTAGGAGGTGCATTAAATTAATCCTAACTCTGCGAATATTTCAAATTGACTCTACATTAATCAATGTTCtttcatga
- the LOC128516093 gene encoding trace amine-associated receptor 13c-like, giving the protein MNLTEFNQSDRCEHFSCPERSVSPAVYILLYICSSAIVLLTVCGNLLVIISVFHFKQLHTATNTFVLSLAVSDFLAGIFVMPPMLIWTIESCWIFGNFFCTIYWFISGIFTISTYTIAQIAVDRYLVLSNPFLYINIVSLRITRVVVILNWCVVLVYVLVVLHFNGNFTNSVMCLGECFLSLNEVWSVIDLVYSFTFPLSVIIILYTRVFVIAKKHATAIRELNNHTRPKTQKITSYSMKSERKAAKVLGIVVFVFIMCLLPYFIYSLLGNVIEQQRETYQKISILVCLNSTINPVIYALFYPWFRRCIKLIISQRIFKTNSAFINVLS; this is encoded by the coding sequence ATGAACCTGACAGAATTTAACCAGTCGGATCGCTGTGAGCATTTCTCCTGTCCAGAGAGATCTGTATCTCCtgctgtttatatcttactgtacatatgttCATCTGCTATAGTTCTGCTAACAGTGTGTGGAAATCTGCTTGtcattatttcagtttttcactTTAAACAGCTTCACACAGCAACTAACACATTTGTGCTCTCTCTTGCTGTGTCAGATTTCCTTGCTGGCATTTTTGTAATGCCGCCAATGCTCATCTGGACTATTGAGTCATGCTGGAtttttggaaattttttttgcaccatcTACTGGTTCATTAGTGGCATCTTTACTATATCAACCTATACTATTGCTCAGATCGCTGTGGACCGGTATTTGGTTCTCTCAAACCCCTTTCTCTACATAAACATTGTCTCTCTGAGAATCACTCGTGTTGTAGTTATTTTAAACTGGTGTGTAGTTCTGGTCTATGTCTtagttgttttacattttaatggaaACTTCACAAACTCTGTAATGTGTCTTGGGGAGTGTTTTCTGTCTCTGAATGAGGTTTGGTCTGTAATTGATctggtttattcatttacatttccaCTCTCTGTCATAATCATATTGTATACTCGAGTTTTTGTGATTGCCaagaaacatgccactgctatcAGAGAGCTTAACAATCACACACGgcctaaaacacagaaaatcacaTCATACTCaatgaaatctgagagaaaagcagctaaagtcctTGGCATtgtagtgtttgtgtttataatgtgtttacttccatattttatttacagtttattggGCAATGTTATTGAACAACAGAGAGAAACATATCAGAAAATCTCAATCTTGGTTTGTCTAAACTCCACCATTAATCCAGTTATTTATGCTCTGTTTTACCCGTGGTTTAGGAGgtgtattaaattaattataagtcAGCGAATTTTCAAAACAAACTCTGCATTTATCAATGTACTTTcttaa